Below is a window of Culturomica massiliensis DNA.
GGCTACATGTTCGGTGTATTTGCCCGTGTCAACCTGGGACCGCTATATGTAGAGCCCTCTTTAAACTACTCGCATAAAGAGGGAGAAGTGAAAGGAGACGGTTATAGCAGTTCCCTGAAATACAATTCGTTCGACATTCCGTTAATGGTAGGGCTGCATATCTTAGACTTACCGATCGTAAAACTCAGGGCTTATCTGGGACCGGTTGTGTCTTTTACAGGTAAATTAAAATGGGACAAAGGAGACTTCGGCAATGCAATCGACAACGACAAAACCATGTGGAACGGAAAAATCGGTGTCGGTGTCGACGTATGGAAATTGACCTTCGATATCGACTATGAGAAGGGACTCAAAAAATTCCAGAACGACGAAATCAAAATCAAAGCTCCCCGTTCCTTTAATTTTACCCTTGGATTCAAGATCATCTAAAAACGAATCGTAAATTACAGAATCGTAATACATAAAAAGAGTCGCAAACCATTCGGGATTTTGCGACTCTTTATTTAGGAATACAAATACTTTAAAACAAACGGATATAATTCTCATTCATGTTTCTTATAATTCTCTACCTGCTCTAAAACTTTCTGAAAGACTTCCTCGTCCCACTGGGGCGGGTAACCCTCTTTGTAGAGAAGGTAAGTAAGCTGGCTGGCGAGTTTGCTTTTTAGGTTGTCATTATTCAACCAATCTGCATAGATGGCGGTATCATCTATTAGAATTTTGATTTTCTTAGCCAATTCTATACAACGATCATCCGCATACTCAAAGTTATGCTTGTCACGAACTTCTACAAGGACATCAAAAAATGCTTTCTCTTCGAAAGTGATACCCAAAACCTTGAATTTCTCGCTGTCAGCTTTTAGTTCTTTCAGAATATTCATTAACTTGTTCGAAAGTCCGTTGATTTTGTATGAAACGATATCACATACCTCATTCACTACGTTCTGTGTCACTTCGTTGGTAAATGTCAGCTTATCACGTGTATTATAGGCATCTATCGTATCTTCAAGCATTTTCTGGAAATGTTCAGCCTGAATCTTGTTTGTCCGGCTGTATGCTCTGATGGCTTTAGCGACAAGTTTACAAAGAATCTGGAACTTGGTGAATGGCATTTTTATTTCATCGACCTCTTTGGCAAATGAGTCGCTGAAAATATTTTCTTCAACACCTTCATTTATTACTCGTTCTACACCACTTGCAAGAATTGCTTCCTGAACCATCTGTTCCACGTGCCTGTTCATGTTCTCCGTATCGTGCTCTGTGGTGGTCATTTTGTTCACGTATGAGCAGATACCCAT
It encodes the following:
- a CDS encoding porin family protein, with translation MKKLFILLAVCLGTLTCMAQSPLNFGIHGGISNTKIKVKDVPTVLKNGSNTGYMFGVFARVNLGPLYVEPSLNYSHKEGEVKGDGYSSSLKYNSFDIPLMVGLHILDLPIVKLRAYLGPVVSFTGKLKWDKGDFGNAIDNDKTMWNGKIGVGVDVWKLTFDIDYEKGLKKFQNDEIKIKAPRSFNFTLGFKII